Below is a genomic region from Rosa chinensis cultivar Old Blush chromosome 5, RchiOBHm-V2, whole genome shotgun sequence.
TGTGGAGGCACCTTGGGATGAGATTGTGAATAGAACCCTATTTCACTTGGCACTGGAGGTATATAATAGGGGCTGCAGAtcactgacaaaaaaaaattccaagtGGATTAAGATAAAGTTGCAAATGACAAGAATCAGAACACACAAGTGTAGCTTGTGATCGAGGACAAAACCAGAAATCTTGTATATATACAACATTTTCTCACATTCAGACTGTTATATATCAATCAATTATAAATCCCAGGGTTCCATGGAAGAGAGTATAGAAAACTTACATAATATATGCAAGTCCACTTCAATCACAAggcaaaaattaattttaaatatCAAACATTTTAACTAGATCTGTGGTGGCCATCAGAAAATAAAAGTTTCTCAATCAGAAAAAAGCCATCTTTTAGCACACAGAATATTATACATACTCCAAGACTAACAAGATTGGAAGCCAAAAAAATCTTTCCcagcatcattcatatcataTCAAGCAGTAAAAATAGTTGAGACACAAATAGCAAGCCAAGTAATAAATTTATCTTATgtcaaaaaagagaaaaagaataaataaatcaacGTGTTCATAAATTCCGGTACTACAACAAGAAAATAGCAATAAGCAACTTAATTATTACCATTTGCGCAAGGATATTGGGGAGGAGGATATAGTGGGTACTGAGAGGCCGCCGCCTTATGGAGAAAGCGGTTGAAATAAGCCAAGCTAGCCTCCTGCTTCTCCTTCTGTCTCTGCCTCGCTTTGTGATTCTGAAACCAATAAAACACATTCTTCCCCTCAATGTGACCATAAGCCCTGAGCCTCGCCGTTACCGCCTGTATGAATTCCGCACTGGGAGTCCTCACCCCTTGCTCATACAGATTCTCCAGCATAGTTATCTGCTCTTTGGTCGGATTCCACCTTGTCGTGTTCTCCAGCCCCACTCCATGTGCCAATCCACCGTTCTTTACGTGCTGATCTTCGCGCTCCATAGTTATTACCTTGCTAGCTGTTCGTTTGTTTTCCAGAGGTCTAGCTAGGGAGAGAAATGTGGCTAGGGTTACTTTCTTGCATGGCGTTTTTGGACTATTTTATAATTGGGGGAGACATAGAGAGTCAAACGGAAACGacagggagagagaaagaaaacgaCAGCTGATTGACATGCGTATTGGTTTTTGGTgctgaatgtcgctgaaaaacaTGGCGGGGTAGCGGCTGGGATTGGGGGAGAGAAATGACGATCTTGCCCGTGACGATTTTCGCAGTGTTCTATGCATCTGAGGTGATTGATTTTGCTGTTCCTTAATTTTGCCATCTCGGGAATGACAGAGACTGACTGAAGCCTATGAGGCTACGGGGAAGGAGGGTAGAATGGTCAATTGTGGTGGAAAAGACAGCCGGTTGGGTTGTAAGGTGTAGGTTAGGGCTAGGCGTTGGGAATGAAGTGGAAGCAGATAGGTGCACATCGATGGAGTTGAATCGATtagggtttgtttttttttttgaaacgattAGGGTTTGTTTTTATGGTTCTGGTTTGGGTGTGGTTTACTGACCAATGGGGTATTGCCACGTTTGGAAAACCACTAATTTAAATCCCACTAGTAGTCTAGGGTTCAGATTTACTGATTTGCATGGCTATTTCCCTATACGCAGTtgttttttcttggttttttacACTGCAAAAGATATGGTTTATGCATCCCAAATATCTGTTATTTTCCCAATATCAAAAAGGTTCACAAGCAAAGAATTCCATtcatttaaatttaatttcgTAATTACTTTTAATTTCAAATCTTTGTGAACAGTGCGTGCTGATGCATACAACGTCAGTTAGGTAAGACATATCTTTATTAATCGAGAACCATTAGCCTCGATCATATTAAATTCGTTATTAATCCCAATGTCATCCCCATTTATTTGCCACAACCTTTATGTAATTTGCTAACTGGACCGAGTCACTCACATGCCCTTGATTTGTGTGATGACACTCACAGCCATTAAATTTAATTTCTGCTAATTAATCCCcatttaattgtttgtttttcaATGCTTCGAACTATGACAATTTGTGATCAATGTCATCATTGTTCCATTTAAGATTTTACGGTATATAAAGTGTGTACGTGTTTATGCAAAGGGTCTATCAACAGTATTTGTTGTTTATGCTAAATTAATTTGTGGTTCCATTCGATCAGTTCAGCTGATTCTTAAACAGATCAACCGACTTGTTTTGGAAGTTAAGCTTGGGCTGCCATATATCTCCACAGTTTTATGATCAAGCCTCGCAACGCTAATCTTGCCAACACAAGCACTGCTTGCTTGGACAAATATATTCTCATTATAAGTAGAAAAAGTGCGAGAAACCATAGCTAGTTTGAGAAGAGATATTCTTGCTAGAAACAACAGTTTTCTATTTTGTATGGGACTTTTCACTAGAAGAGGCACCCACCTTTCCTTTGCCTTTATGACTCCCAACCATAACAGCAGCCTAGGCATcacaatcttcttcttcctcctttacCAATGACTTATTAGACTTTCAATGACGCAACAAACAGTTCTATTATTGGGTTAACGTTGTGTAGAAGAATTTTCGATTAACGTACGGTGAATTATTACTGGGTTTACATGGTGAATTATTTATAAATTCATTATATTAATCATGGAGGTGAGTGCGATTGATCATGCTGCGCCTAGACCGAATTGGTGCAAGGTTATATGCAAAATGAACGAAACACCATGTTTTATAAGCCATAAATGCCTGCAGATCGATCCACACCACTATAACGCAAACATAATCAGTGATCCAGACCACTGTTATATATATGCTATTAATTGcaattgcatgcttgattaaTTGTTGGATTTGCGCTGAGCCGCTGACTCTTATACTACTATATactttaattagttaattaattaaaaaaaatttgtttgtataattttttattgCCACCTACATGCATCATCATGTATcctctctcattttctttgttctagACTTCTAGGTCTGTTTTGTTTTAGGTAGTTTACTAAAATAGTCTCCTCCCATTGCTCCAAAATGATACACAATGGCACTCTACATGATGTATTTGGGTACATGTTTTAAGAAATTTTGGCCTAATGATGATGTTCAAAaaacctttaattttttttttttggggatcTTCCAAGCAAACCAATgcccatgttttttttttttttttttttttactgtcaATTGAGGAGAGTAGTTTGTTTTGTCTCCACATGGGTTCATTTTCAATATGTGTTTATGTCCTTtgagcagtttttttttttttttgacaaattctttctttgatttttatttagttatctGAATAGAGCTAGAACCGGTTAGAGGCAATTACATAAACTTATCCACCAAATGATCTACTGTCTCATGATAGAGAAGACCACTAAATTAAAGTATGAAGATACTATTTGTTTGAGGTAAAAACCTTATCATGGATGGTGTGCAACGATCACGAGTAagctaattaattaaattttactTTACACCAGAGTATAAACAAGAATAAAATCGTAtaaaattattgagttttaagaaatttggtctttgtttgCTATTAATTTTCTCCAAAATCTCACATTCAATTCCCATATATATTATACTTTGTGTGTCATTTAGGGTGAACACTTCCgaatctcaattttttttttgttacaaagcTCAACACAATATAGTACTTATAGCAAGAACCAGAGACATTTTGTGTGATATATATCGATTCATATAAAACTTCCTCTCGATGGAAGTGTTATAAACAAtagtatacacacacacacacacacacacttacacTTTGCATGAGTGTACTTCTCATCACTTGCCTCTTGATGATCAGAGATGCACTTCCAATACGAAAGGTCAATGAAAATACTAAAGCAGGTACATGTGTGCTTATTTATAATGCATGCGTGGTTAGAAGGGTTTGGCGCTGACTATAAGCTATATACGTACATAGTGTATATTACTATATATGAGGTTAATTATATACACCAGTAGAGTACCGTACGTACTAGCTATTTGTTTGTTGCGTGTTATGCTTGGCAGCTTAGGGCTGTTGACGCCGACCACCTTAATTCTTATCATTCTGCATATATGCAACTCCAACACTCCATACAGAATTACAGAttggtgctctctctctctctctctctctctctctacctacTGCTTCCCCCTACAACAGGCTCAGTCAGCATGAGACACTGGCACTTTAACCCGGTGCATTTGGCGGGAGGTACTTTAGGCTAGGAAACTTTGCTCTAAAATTCATCAAACTCTCTCCAATATAATAAGGTCTCTtatccctttcaaaaaaaagaaaaaaagtcttATTTTGTAATAGAATTCAAATctgtattttgaatttttgttaaTCTCCTTTCATTATTTCCAAACTCACCTAACATACAGCAAATTCTTTTTTCGGGCCAGTAGTGATGATTATTTCTCCGTGGAAAAGCCTTCAAACGTATTCTCCGGCCCATAATATAATACTATAATATGTGTTCTATAACAAACTTTTTGAGATAATTCTATAATACTTATATGTGTTCAATATgtgacaataaatttgttgtttACAAATGAGCACAAGTGAGATCAATTTCTTATTAGCTCAGTGTGAGTTTTAAAATTAACAAAATTATAAGAGCCATATGATGAGAGTTTTAATTTTGTATAAGAGTAATTCACTTAAATATTACTCTTATACAAAATTAAAACTCTCATCATATGGCTCTTATAAATAACGGGAAGCTTATACGAGTATAACATCCAGAGCTTAATTAATTCCTAATTTTATAACAAGTATAAGCTAAGATAATCTACAAGAGAGTATGATAATTAATGCTCCTCTAACATTTGTGGTGATTAGTATTTCAAATCCAAATCATCACCCTACACTAACATTATACTCTCTCTTATCTCACTTTGGCCATTTCTCTCCTAATAATATACTTTGAAGCCTTTTCAGAATATAGACACCACTCAACTTAAAAAAGGCATTTCAAGGAGATGATGATTGATATATAGGTTTCATGGCGTTTAAGTTAAATCATTTGACCTTTTGGTTACTATTAGTTTTCTCCAAAATTTTACATGCATACACTTGTACAATTATATGTAAGTATCTTCTTTTGGTTCacattttctatatatatatatatatatatatatatatatatatatatcaatgtcaTTAGAAAGCTAAAAGCCATGGTGTTTGTAGCGAGAATTGAGACTTTTGTCTGATATAAATTCATGCAAACCTTCCTCAGGATGGAATAGTGTGCAGATATGCTAATTTAAACGTTACAAGCTTTGTATATCAATGGGTTTGCATGTAGTAAGATTATATGATATTGTTTATCAGAATTTATCCCATGTATGAAAAGTACATGAACTCGCATTTTGATATATTCATACTCTAAATCTTCAGTTTCATCTTAAATGGACCCTCTGTTACAGAATTGTTAAGAATAAAATGTGTATTGCACGTTATCCGTCTTTAAGAGTGATATGATGAAAAACTCTTTTGATTGTTCGCAATTAACTAGttcaattattattttttccattAAATTCGAGaataaaatagaaataaaatcaaagtaagacatgttttttttttttttacattctttctaaatttttttttatttttttttatttaaaatagaggattaggcgatattagcacCTCGTTAGCGGTTTTTGCGCAGAGCGCCTACCCTCCCCGTAAAGAGGAAGGGACCACTACACCTAGAAACCCACCGCCCGTTCGTCTATTTAAGTTTattgaataaaaaagaaaaaagtacaaTGAGGGAGGGGGGGACATAGACCGAAACAAAAACTTGGGAGCTACTAAggacacccaaaaaaaaagaaccaacAAAAACAATCATTTGGAAGCCAAAAAGCAACAAACCAGAAACCAATGACAGAGGCCAATGCATCTGCAAAGGCGACTTCAATTACTGAAGTGCATAGCAACCAAGTTGCTTTATCAACTCAATGTCTCTCCAAGTCAAGGCACTGATGATACATAATTAAATAGCCGAACAAACAGTAGCCATAGACCCCATTGACCAACTCAAATGAAGGAGGCAATAAGAGAAGAATAAGTCAAGATAAGGTACACCACCCGCAACAAAGTAGCTCCACAAACGGAGCCAAAACTAGAGCAGCAGCTTTCAAATTAAGAGAATAGCAGGGAAAGCTTCCTTTGATGCTGGCCCATAGATTGAAAACCTAGAGATAGCCACTGATCATTCAAAAACTGAAGCGATAGTTGGGAAAACCAGTTAAATCACGGGAATAGGCTGCAATTGCACAAGGAGGACACGAATCCCACCAATGAACACCCACATTATCCACACCAAAATTAGCTAAGCAATCAGCGACACTATTACCTTCCcaaaaaatatgtgaaacttGTACATTCATAGTAGCAAGAGTAGCTCGACAATTAAACCAATTAGTAGTAAGACGCCATGGCACATTCACATTAAGTGATGAAAGAAAGTGAATCACTAAGGTAAAATCACTTTCAATCCAAATCGAATGCCAACCTTTTTGTGAGGCCAGTTGAATGGAATGAATGACTGTACGCAACTCAGCTTCCAAAAAGGTAGTGACACCAAGATTACCCGCAAAACAACCAAGAACCCGACCCAAATGTTCTCGGAAAATAAGCCAAAACCTGCCAAACCAGGAGAGCCACGAGTTGCACCATCTGTGTTGATCTTGATGAATAGAGGGAGCATGCCACATAACTTCAACAATTTTTGGTGCTTTAGAAGGtcggccactaataccaatccGATGCAAAATACAAAGCTCAGTAACTGTATTCTTCATAGTACCGGTACTCAAAAAACTAATCTCATGGAGTTGCATGACTTGCATCCGAATAAAATGAAATAATGAACTCGGTAAAAGAATGGAATCCTGAAAACGGAGAGCATTCCAAGCATGCCAAATAGCATAAAAACCAGCTCCGATCATTCTCCACCATAACACAGATAACTGAGAGCTATAACCATGATGTACCggataagaaaagaaagagaaaacatCATTGAAAGTACGACGAAgctgaaacaaatccaaaagaCTCCTCCAAATAGTAGTTGCAAAAGAACAATGTAGGAAGAGGTGCTCTGCAGTCTCAACACTAAGATGACAGAGGGAGTAGACTGATGACAAATGGTGACCTCGACGTTGTCCAATATCATCAGTAAGCAGCTTTCCATGTAAGTATTTCCATAAAATTACCGAGTTCCTAGGACAAAAACTATAATTCCAAACAAAACGAGCCCATGGAACACGGTTAGGATGTGAGCGCTTCAGATCATATGCAAGAGCAACAGCTAGCCTACCATCCTTTGCAGATTTTCAAACCAACCTGCCCTCCATACCATCCTTACAGGGGAGAACAACCCTGACAATTTCATCCCAAATAGGTGCACAAATTAATTGCAAATTAGTGGACAAGCCCAGCTACCATTGTCAATGAACTCTGAAAGATTCTTGTGAAGTGCTTTAGCTACTGTTGTCGGAATACTCAAACGATCAATGATAGAAGAACCCAACCAATTATGGTGCCAGAAATCAAGCTTTGTATCAGAACCAATAATCCACTGCGAACCATTCCAAATATCATGAAAGAGAGGACGAAAACCGGGCCAAATGGAAGAAGGCTTATAGTAAGTGCCTGGTTGCCCCAATCTATTGAAAAAACGATGGTGTAAAAATGTTTATTGTGGAAGATAAAGAACATAGGGAaccaccccaaaaaaaaaaaaactcgattTTGTAACAAAAACAGAACTTAAACTTTTTGCAAAAGATGaagcaaatcaaaacaaaatactcaaaacactaaaTCTTTTGCAGATCTTCAGCACATCGATAGTTTCTTATCTCCGACTATTCCCAATTTATTATGGTCATTGACGATCATGCATATGATTTAACCTTCTTTGCCAGCTGCACATGAGTTAACCTGATGGTGATCCGATCCGTGCAAAGCCGTCTACAACTCCAAACTCAGAGATCATTCCTCACAAGAACATAATGTGGCCCTGTGGCTGATATTAGACATGTTATAGTATATTGCCTCAATGAACAAGTTGAGATAGGAATTGGACCGACAATCGCAAGCAATTATTTTTATGATCCACATATGGTTTTTGATTTGATCTCTCAGTTGTGATCATCAATGTCCCAACTAATAAGGGTCCACCCGGTCCACGATAATGTGATAGATAACTGAAAGGGCACATACCTGCATAAAAACTCATCGAGATCGGCGGCCTTAACTGGGTTTCCACTACCATCTGCCAACCCAAGTTCTGAACTTCCCATACCTTTGATTAATTTCTGACCATGTTAAACCATCCCCTTTGAATGAATTTTATCGTTGGTTAAGAAAcaacttcaaaattttgaagACAAAAAACAATTTGATGAGTTAGCTAGGTATAAGTTTATACAGTGGCGGAACCACTGTTCGGTCTGCAGGGATTCTGACCCCCCCTCCCCAGACTTAAGCTGATTAGCTAATTAATGAATGATTTTTATGAAATCATATATAACTTGCACAATCTTAGCATCTTAGCCAATTGGACCCCCCAGTCTTCTTATGTAgtcataattatatattaaatacATAAATCTAAAACGTATGATGAACAAGAAACTCAAAAGTAAATTGTAATACAAGAGATAGAAATGTTAATTAAATCTCATAATCATGTACTTACCAAGAAATACTTTTCATTAAGTATTTACTAAAATTTAAAAGAATTAGATTAGGGGGAGATTAAATCTATAtaggaaacaaataaaaaatgtatAAAGAATGGACGCCTCATGAACCTTAAGTGTTAAGAGGACATTAATTTTTTGTATATATCTacattatgtatatatatggttTATTTTCTTAACGAGATTAATTACGCAATATACGTCGAGTGCTTAACTTTGTTTAGTGTTGGTTTTTTTTCTCCCTTCTGATTCTtgacaccccccccccccccaacccaCAAGTTACAAATCCAGCTGGTTCCACCCCTGAGTttatatattattaatttacTATTTTTTCATAATCTTTTCTTTGGCTCGATCGTCTTGCCAGCCTAGAAATGAGAGCTACATATGGATGTAGATTTGATCCATAATTCCAGATTTTGAGTTGA
It encodes:
- the LOC112163935 gene encoding WUSCHEL-related homeobox 2; the encoded protein is MEREDQHVKNGGLAHGVGLENTTRWNPTKEQITMLENLYEQGVRTPSAEFIQAVTARLRAYGHIEGKNVFYWFQNHKARQRQKEKQEASLAYFNRFLHKAAASQYPLYPPPQYPCANVICSPYYIPPVPSEIGFYSQSHPKVPPQSVGVKRRPRIEKLDVPTRTCSGGGSGGYEPMHHGYGRGGCIDVNDATNRLMSNSDDPETLPLFPLTPTGLLQGRDEGPSTSDGNYAQNSTALVSSSGIVEGHGDQPSFYDFSVRTRLL